The following proteins come from a genomic window of Solwaraspora sp. WMMA2065:
- the tuf gene encoding elongation factor Tu yields the protein MAKSQFVRAKPHLNIGTMGHVDHGKTTLTAAITKVLADRDPAANRFVSFDGIDRAPEEVSRGITINISHVEYETATRHYAHVDMPGHADFVKNMITGAAQVDGAILVVSALDGAMPQTREHVLLARRVGVPYLVVAMNKADAVDDPELLDLVELEVRDLVTEYGFPGEQVPVVRVSALRALEGDPRWVDSIVELLDAVDRYVPVPPRELGEPFLMPIENVLTISGRGTVVTGAVERGTLRLGDPVEVVGLGPTLSTVATGLETFGKSLDTAEAGDNAAVLLRGVKRDQVQRGQVVAVPGSVTPHQRFRARLYVLTTAEGGRHTPFFANYRPQFYFRTTDVVGSVRLADGTMAMPGDTVEVTVELGRPVAMDVGLGFAVREGGRTVAAGTVAELLD from the coding sequence ATGGCGAAGAGTCAGTTCGTGCGGGCGAAGCCGCACCTCAACATCGGCACCATGGGTCACGTCGACCACGGCAAGACCACCCTGACCGCCGCGATCACCAAGGTTCTCGCCGACCGGGACCCGGCGGCCAACCGGTTCGTGTCCTTCGACGGCATCGACCGGGCGCCGGAGGAGGTCTCGCGGGGCATCACCATCAACATCTCGCACGTCGAGTACGAGACCGCGACCCGGCACTACGCCCACGTGGACATGCCGGGCCACGCCGACTTCGTCAAGAACATGATCACGGGGGCGGCGCAGGTGGACGGGGCGATCCTGGTCGTCTCCGCGCTCGACGGGGCGATGCCGCAGACCCGCGAGCACGTGCTGCTGGCCCGTCGGGTCGGGGTGCCGTACCTGGTGGTGGCGATGAACAAGGCCGACGCGGTCGACGACCCGGAACTGCTCGACCTGGTCGAGCTCGAGGTCCGCGACCTCGTCACCGAGTACGGGTTCCCCGGCGAGCAGGTGCCGGTGGTCCGGGTGTCGGCGCTGCGGGCGCTGGAGGGCGACCCGCGCTGGGTGGACTCCATCGTGGAGCTGCTCGACGCGGTCGACCGGTACGTCCCGGTGCCACCCCGCGAGCTGGGCGAGCCGTTCCTGATGCCGATCGAGAACGTGCTGACCATCTCCGGTCGGGGCACCGTGGTGACCGGCGCGGTCGAGCGGGGCACCCTGCGGCTCGGCGACCCGGTGGAGGTGGTCGGACTCGGTCCGACCCTGTCGACCGTGGCGACCGGGCTGGAGACGTTCGGCAAGTCGCTGGACACCGCCGAGGCCGGCGACAACGCCGCCGTACTGCTGCGCGGGGTCAAGCGGGACCAGGTGCAGCGGGGCCAGGTGGTGGCGGTGCCCGGCAGCGTCACGCCGCACCAGCGGTTCCGGGCCCGGTTGTACGTGCTGACCACCGCCGAGGGGGGCCGGCACACGCCGTTCTTCGCGAACTACCGGCCGCAGTTCTACTTCCGTACCACGGACGTGGTCGGGTCGGTGCGGCTCGCCGACGGCACGATGGCCATGCCGGGCGACACCGTCGAGGTGACGGTGGAGCTGGGCAGGCCGGTCGCGATGGACGTCGGGCTCGGCTTCGCGGTCCGTGAGGGCGGCCGTACGGTGGCCGCCGGCACGGTGGCCGAGCTGCTCGACTGA
- a CDS encoding DUF6343 family protein, with protein MATKSQPNRARGTVGHAYSALNLRLAMAGFGLVFCTVLGALAWRADLTAGAVVLWVLAVIAVVDLVVVQRRRRARRREQPGVRHSLFE; from the coding sequence ATGGCCACGAAGTCGCAGCCCAACAGGGCCCGGGGTACCGTCGGTCACGCCTACAGCGCGTTGAATCTGCGGCTGGCGATGGCCGGTTTCGGGCTGGTCTTCTGCACCGTGCTCGGGGCGCTCGCCTGGCGGGCCGACCTCACCGCCGGCGCGGTCGTGCTGTGGGTGTTGGCCGTGATCGCCGTGGTCGACCTGGTCGTCGTCCAGCGTCGTCGCCGGGCCCGCCGGCGGGAGCAACCGGGCGTACGGCATTCACTGTTCGAGTGA
- a CDS encoding ketoacyl-ACP synthase III — protein MNVSSRPEWPVPRVGITGVGVSLPDRTLTTADLQDRITAASDVALPPGLFATMTGIGQRRVAADDEYASTFAVRAARRALDTAGRTADDVDLLLFASASRDMVEPATAHIVQAELGGSAHAVDVSNACNSFINGIDLARSMIVAGRARRALVVTGETPTRVMRPRLDSMAQARSSFAGYTFGDGGAAVLVEPVSNGGIVDVDTETRSGHWAVGGIFGGGSRHPRGDEHTYFHGDGHALRSVFERIGTDILDRVRRRTGWDWVDYERVLVHQVSVPYLERFIEVTGVPKEKLEVTVTEFGNLASATLGVQLARIDAGLRSGDRVLAVGLGGGVSVMTMVWEKP, from the coding sequence ATGAACGTTTCGTCGCGACCGGAGTGGCCCGTCCCCCGGGTCGGCATCACCGGGGTCGGCGTCAGCCTCCCCGACCGTACCCTCACCACCGCCGACCTGCAGGACCGGATCACCGCCGCCAGTGACGTCGCACTGCCACCCGGCCTGTTCGCCACGATGACCGGCATCGGACAGCGCCGGGTCGCCGCCGACGACGAGTACGCCTCGACGTTCGCGGTGCGGGCCGCCCGGCGGGCGCTCGACACCGCCGGACGCACCGCCGACGACGTCGACCTGCTGCTGTTCGCCTCGGCCAGCCGGGACATGGTCGAGCCGGCGACCGCGCACATCGTCCAGGCCGAGCTGGGTGGATCGGCGCACGCGGTCGACGTCAGCAACGCCTGCAACAGCTTCATCAACGGCATCGACCTGGCCCGGTCGATGATCGTGGCCGGACGGGCGCGGCGGGCGCTGGTCGTCACCGGTGAGACCCCGACCCGGGTCATGCGTCCCCGGCTGGACAGCATGGCGCAGGCCCGGTCGTCGTTCGCCGGCTACACGTTCGGCGACGGCGGGGCGGCGGTGCTGGTCGAGCCGGTGTCAAACGGCGGGATCGTCGACGTCGACACCGAGACCCGGTCCGGGCACTGGGCGGTCGGTGGCATCTTCGGCGGTGGCTCCCGGCATCCGCGCGGTGACGAGCACACCTACTTCCACGGCGACGGGCACGCCCTGCGGTCGGTCTTCGAGCGGATCGGCACCGACATCCTGGACCGGGTTCGGCGGCGCACCGGCTGGGACTGGGTCGACTACGAACGCGTCCTGGTGCACCAGGTCAGCGTGCCGTACCTGGAACGCTTCATCGAGGTCACCGGGGTGCCGAAGGAGAAGCTGGAGGTGACGGTCACCGAGTTCGGCAACCTGGCCAGCGCCACCCTCGGCGTGCAGCTGGCCCGGATCGACGCCGGACTGCGCAGCGGCGACCGGGTGCTGGCGGTCGGCCTCGGTGGCGGGGTCAGTGTGATGACGATGGTCTGGGAGAAGCCGTGA
- a CDS encoding NAD(P)-dependent oxidoreductase gives MSIRLAGLRVAVTGASGFCGSAVARAAAAAGAEVVAVGRRPGPVGRHVPWDAAREVPDLRGVDVVVHLAAAVGDPPPGAAAEAAYHAVNVAGTARLLRAAADRPVVWVSSASVYRPGGHGTVIREDHPTDGQRTGYGRTKAAGERLALAAGAVVLRPRAVYGAGDPHLLPRLLAAVRRGRVPVPGPDVAMSLTAVENLADACLAALSWPPGPFNVADATPYARDAVVAGVLAAAGRPARPLRVPVPVALGAAVLVDGAARLGLPGTGRISRYAVEQLAYGTVLDLDRAYAQGWVPRRALPGFLAELSTGPAR, from the coding sequence GTGAGCATCCGGCTGGCCGGGCTGCGGGTCGCGGTGACCGGTGCCAGTGGCTTCTGCGGATCGGCGGTGGCACGGGCCGCCGCAGCGGCCGGTGCCGAGGTGGTGGCGGTGGGCCGTCGACCCGGCCCGGTGGGTCGGCACGTGCCGTGGGACGCCGCCCGGGAGGTTCCAGACCTGCGGGGCGTCGACGTCGTGGTGCATCTGGCGGCGGCGGTCGGGGATCCGCCGCCGGGCGCGGCGGCGGAGGCCGCGTACCACGCGGTGAACGTGGCGGGCACGGCCCGGCTGCTGCGGGCAGCGGCCGACCGGCCGGTGGTCTGGGTGAGCAGCGCCAGCGTCTACCGGCCGGGTGGACACGGCACCGTGATCCGCGAGGATCACCCGACGGACGGCCAGCGCACCGGGTACGGGCGGACCAAGGCCGCCGGGGAGCGGCTGGCGTTGGCGGCCGGTGCGGTGGTGCTGCGGCCCAGGGCGGTCTACGGGGCCGGTGACCCGCATCTGCTGCCCCGGCTGCTGGCTGCGGTCCGGCGGGGTCGGGTGCCGGTGCCCGGTCCGGACGTTGCGATGAGCCTGACGGCGGTGGAGAACCTGGCGGACGCGTGCCTGGCGGCGCTGAGCTGGCCGCCGGGTCCGTTCAACGTGGCCGACGCGACGCCGTACGCACGCGACGCCGTGGTCGCCGGGGTGCTTGCGGCGGCCGGCCGGCCGGCGCGGCCGCTGCGGGTGCCGGTGCCGGTGGCGCTGGGCGCGGCGGTGCTGGTCGATGGTGCGGCCCGGCTGGGGTTGCCGGGCACCGGCCGGATCTCCCGGTACGCGGTGGAGCAGTTGGCGTACGGCACGGTGCTGGATCTGGATCGGGCGTACGCCCAGGGGTGGGTGCCCCGGCGGGCCCTGCCCGGTTTCCTGGCGGAGCTGTCGACCGGCCCGGCCCGGTAG
- a CDS encoding class I adenylate-forming enzyme family protein: MLDRLAATLRADPHRPAVLTATALTGRCRVRATTGDLTGLTDRYAATLARHGLAAGDTLGLAVRPGLRSLAVLLAAYHLGVRVAVLDPTAGPDVLTARLAVAEPALVLADSVAQAVAGWAGPLARRAHLALPDLTRIAPVRTVGRRLPGCAPALPAGTGPLPAAFDGDGDAVIVFTSGTTSRPRAVVHTRAGLSAGMRAVTGLVGPQPDVPVLGGTFFVLVPALAAGAPVALPARSPSLLARQLIRLRPQATYLTPPQLRAVLEHSPRLTGRVFSGSAPVSAALLGRVKRAGADRAYGVYALTELFPAAAVEEADKRGYAADGDLVGRPLAGVTARVDDTGQVRLSGPGQADRYLGEPPMAEVATGDVGRLDGDRLVLAGRCKDMVLRAAENIYPGLYEPALHVPGVALAVLVGVPADDGDERLVAVVQPEPGADRARLRVALRPVLDRMGSARPDRVVFARVPLAGRSRKPDRQAAAQVAAQVTARAAARVAGDG, encoded by the coding sequence ATGCTGGACCGACTCGCGGCCACGTTGCGCGCCGACCCGCACCGGCCGGCGGTGCTGACCGCCACGGCACTGACCGGCCGCTGCCGGGTCCGGGCCACCACCGGTGACCTGACCGGTCTCACCGACCGGTACGCCGCCACGCTGGCCCGGCACGGGCTCGCCGCCGGGGACACCCTGGGCTTGGCGGTACGCCCGGGCCTCCGCTCGCTGGCGGTACTGCTGGCCGCGTACCACCTGGGGGTGCGGGTGGCGGTGCTGGACCCGACGGCCGGTCCGGATGTGCTGACCGCCCGGCTCGCCGTGGCCGAGCCAGCGTTGGTGCTGGCCGACTCGGTGGCGCAGGCGGTGGCCGGCTGGGCCGGTCCGCTGGCCCGCCGCGCGCACCTGGCGCTGCCGGATCTGACCCGGATCGCCCCGGTCCGTACGGTCGGGCGCCGGTTGCCGGGCTGCGCGCCGGCGCTGCCGGCGGGCACCGGCCCGCTACCAGCGGCGTTCGACGGCGACGGTGACGCGGTGATCGTCTTCACCTCGGGGACGACCAGCCGGCCACGGGCGGTGGTGCACACCCGGGCCGGGTTGTCCGCCGGGATGCGGGCGGTGACCGGGCTGGTCGGCCCGCAGCCCGATGTGCCGGTGCTGGGCGGCACGTTCTTCGTGCTGGTGCCGGCGTTGGCGGCCGGCGCGCCGGTGGCGTTGCCGGCCCGGTCGCCGTCGCTGCTGGCCCGGCAGCTGATCCGGCTGCGGCCGCAGGCGACGTACCTGACACCACCGCAACTGCGCGCGGTGCTGGAGCACTCGCCCCGACTGACCGGGCGGGTGTTCAGCGGCTCGGCCCCGGTCAGCGCCGCCCTGCTGGGCCGGGTCAAGCGGGCCGGCGCGGACCGGGCGTACGGGGTGTACGCGCTGACCGAACTGTTCCCGGCCGCAGCCGTTGAGGAGGCCGACAAGCGCGGGTACGCCGCCGACGGGGACCTGGTGGGCCGGCCGCTGGCGGGGGTGACCGCCCGGGTCGACGACACCGGGCAGGTGCGACTGTCCGGTCCGGGGCAGGCCGACCGGTACCTCGGCGAACCGCCGATGGCCGAGGTGGCCACCGGCGACGTCGGCCGGCTCGACGGCGACCGGCTGGTGCTCGCCGGCCGGTGCAAGGACATGGTGCTGCGGGCGGCGGAGAACATCTACCCGGGCCTGTACGAGCCGGCGTTGCACGTGCCGGGGGTGGCGTTGGCGGTGCTGGTCGGCGTGCCGGCCGACGACGGGGACGAACGGCTGGTGGCCGTGGTGCAGCCGGAGCCGGGCGCCGACCGGGCCCGGCTGCGGGTCGCGTTGCGGCCGGTGCTGGACCGGATGGGATCGGCCCGGCCGGACCGGGTGGTGTTCGCCCGGGTTCCGCTGGCCGGGCGGTCCCGCAAGCCGGACCGGCAGGCGGCGGCTCAGGTGGCGGCGCAGGTAACGGCGCGAGCTGCGGCGCGGGTGGCCGGCGATGGATGA
- a CDS encoding glycosyltransferase, with protein sequence MTRAVEQPPAAPAAAGAGPLWVVVPAYQEQARIGATLAALADQTDRDFTLVVVDNGSTDGTAAVVERFAAAAPFPVRLLQEPQKGVGAAVDTGFRYAIAHGARWLARTDADCLPHPGWVAAARAGLAGGAGLVCGAIRARRDEHGPLGRAGFRLLVLLAAAFGRLRPAHRRGDGYLAPYRMHAGNNMAVTTELYQACGGMPRRPSPTDRTFLNRVRSNTSAIIHRRDMVVENSTRRLRAYGLRRTAAWYLDRGAGPLTEDPR encoded by the coding sequence GTGACCCGGGCGGTCGAGCAGCCACCCGCCGCACCGGCGGCGGCCGGTGCGGGGCCGCTGTGGGTGGTGGTGCCGGCGTACCAGGAGCAGGCCCGGATCGGTGCCACGCTGGCCGCGCTAGCCGACCAGACCGACCGGGACTTCACCCTGGTCGTGGTCGACAACGGCTCCACGGACGGCACCGCCGCCGTGGTCGAACGGTTCGCCGCGGCCGCGCCGTTTCCAGTCCGGCTGCTGCAGGAACCGCAGAAGGGCGTCGGCGCCGCGGTCGACACCGGTTTCCGGTACGCCATCGCGCACGGCGCCCGGTGGCTGGCCCGCACCGACGCCGACTGTCTGCCGCACCCCGGTTGGGTGGCGGCGGCCCGGGCCGGGCTGGCCGGCGGTGCCGGGCTGGTCTGCGGCGCGATCCGGGCCCGCCGCGACGAGCACGGCCCGCTGGGTCGGGCCGGGTTCCGGCTGCTGGTGCTCCTCGCCGCGGCGTTCGGTCGGCTGCGGCCGGCACACCGACGCGGCGACGGCTACCTGGCGCCGTACCGGATGCACGCCGGCAACAACATGGCGGTCACCACCGAGCTGTACCAGGCGTGCGGCGGCATGCCGCGCCGGCCGTCACCGACCGACCGGACCTTCCTCAACCGGGTACGCAGCAACACGTCGGCGATCATCCACCGCCGGGACATGGTGGTGGAGAACTCGACCCGGCGGCTGCGGGCGTACGGCCTGCGGCGCACCGCCGCCTGGTACCTGGACCGGGGTGCCGGCCCGTTGACCGAGGATCCCCGGTGA
- a CDS encoding cytochrome P450, which translates to MDEQRPTRRGRRRDRLVYLGSHPVLFALLAATRRAPVRRIGRTVLVHDAAPFAQALRRVPLDRSAERTTAGTARRATGGDGFLFDQDGAGHRRTRRAAASVYGADGVVRLRPVWLDVLRRRLVPLGDGAEVDVVDLVAELAGASTAAMLDVSVSAHALTAAARSAAAHAAREHLPGLRWPGRAARDRAATASAAAELARLLGGPADEAARAGMLAVASVNTTVAAIPRAVAWCADDRLWPAADRADSRAVLVSELLRVTAPSPVLPRVVAGAAELAGTAGRAGSRLRSGTRLRAGDRLLLVARHAARADAPHPNPDVPVPVAVGHLVFGTGAHHCPGARLAHAQLDDVLAALAPYRPVVTGARVDRRSALPGWARLTVRATRW; encoded by the coding sequence ATGGATGAACAGCGACCGACCCGGCGGGGCCGCCGCCGGGACCGGCTGGTCTACCTGGGTAGCCATCCGGTGCTGTTCGCCCTGTTGGCGGCGACCCGACGCGCGCCGGTGCGCCGGATCGGCCGGACCGTTCTGGTGCACGACGCCGCGCCGTTCGCCCAAGCGCTGCGTCGGGTCCCGTTGGACCGCTCGGCCGAGCGGACCACCGCCGGGACGGCACGCCGGGCCACCGGCGGCGATGGGTTCCTGTTCGACCAGGACGGCGCCGGGCACCGGCGGACCCGCCGGGCCGCCGCGTCGGTGTACGGCGCCGACGGGGTCGTCCGGCTACGCCCGGTCTGGCTGGACGTGCTGCGGCGGCGGCTGGTACCACTGGGCGACGGGGCCGAGGTGGATGTCGTCGATCTGGTGGCCGAGCTGGCCGGGGCGAGTACCGCCGCGATGCTGGACGTGTCGGTGTCGGCGCACGCGTTGACCGCCGCGGCCAGGTCCGCTGCGGCGCACGCAGCCCGAGAGCATCTGCCCGGGCTGCGCTGGCCGGGCCGGGCCGCCCGGGACCGCGCCGCCACGGCGTCGGCCGCCGCCGAGCTGGCCCGGCTGCTCGGCGGTCCGGCGGACGAGGCGGCCCGGGCCGGCATGTTGGCCGTCGCCTCGGTCAACACCACGGTGGCGGCGATCCCCCGGGCCGTCGCCTGGTGTGCCGACGACCGGCTGTGGCCGGCGGCGGACCGCGCCGACTCGCGGGCCGTGCTGGTGTCGGAGCTGCTGCGGGTGACCGCGCCGAGCCCGGTGCTGCCCCGGGTGGTGGCGGGTGCCGCCGAGCTGGCCGGCACCGCCGGACGGGCCGGCAGCCGGTTGCGCTCGGGTACCCGGCTGCGGGCCGGCGACCGGCTGTTGCTGGTCGCCCGGCACGCGGCCCGCGCCGATGCGCCGCACCCGAATCCGGATGTGCCGGTGCCGGTGGCGGTCGGGCATCTGGTGTTCGGCACCGGGGCGCACCACTGCCCCGGTGCCCGGCTGGCCCACGCCCAGCTCGACGATGTGCTCGCCGCGCTGGCCCCGTACCGGCCGGTGGTGACGGGGGCGCGGGTGGACCGGCGTTCGGCGCTGCCGGGCTGGGCCCGGCTGACGGTCCGGGCGACCCGGTGGTGA